One window of Methanothermobacter tenebrarum genomic DNA carries:
- the hisG gene encoding ATP phosphoribosyltransferase, producing MKIILGLPKGSLNNVNRGNTYQVFVDAGYEIRGYEPGKEENEIRILNDPEIKAYLTRPQSAPVELNRGMLDIAIIGDDWVREESINNNNMIKKIGSLEYGQTRLIVAVPKEKPYNSLQEFFLANRDRETPILCFTEYPNITREFFMKNPGYKEIFGESTPMVQIRGLRDGDNEMVQIINSDGATEVYIAKGADLIVDNTQTGTSLRKAGLKIIDTIMESSAGLYAGPTCKGEKLEKAKMIYQQLFGAIKARDYFDVKFNIKNEKLEDVKEFLISRRYCSQEPTIVKGMKFSQVNVLIPKNKFPEMLSGIKSLGASSIVREKVKQYVE from the coding sequence ATGAAGATTATCCTAGGTTTGCCAAAGGGTAGCCTGAATAATGTTAATCGCGGGAACACCTACCAGGTATTTGTAGATGCCGGATACGAGATCAGAGGCTATGAACCCGGAAAAGAAGAAAACGAGATCAGGATACTCAACGATCCTGAGATAAAAGCTTATCTTACAAGACCGCAGAGCGCCCCAGTAGAATTAAACAGGGGCATGTTAGATATTGCGATAATAGGCGACGACTGGGTGCGTGAAGAATCCATAAACAACAATAATATGATAAAGAAGATAGGCAGCCTAGAGTACGGTCAAACACGCCTAATAGTTGCAGTGCCCAAAGAAAAACCGTATAATTCCCTACAAGAGTTTTTCCTAGCCAATAGGGATCGTGAAACCCCAATATTATGCTTCACAGAATACCCCAACATCACAAGGGAATTCTTCATGAAAAACCCCGGTTACAAGGAAATATTCGGTGAAAGCACTCCAATGGTCCAGATAAGGGGTCTTAGGGATGGTGATAATGAAATGGTCCAGATAATAAACTCAGATGGAGCCACCGAAGTATATATTGCAAAGGGCGCCGACCTTATAGTGGATAATACACAGACCGGCACCAGCCTAAGGAAAGCCGGCCTAAAAATTATCGACACCATAATGGAATCCAGCGCAGGATTATACGCCGGGCCAACCTGCAAAGGAGAAAAGTTGGAGAAGGCTAAGATGATATATCAGCAATTATTCGGGGCTATAAAAGCCCGAGATTACTTTGACGTTAAATTCAATATAAAGAATGAAAAACTAGAAGATGTTAAAGAATTCCTAATCTCCAGAAGATATTGTTCACAAGAGCCGACAATAGTAAAGGGTATGAAATTCTCACAGGTAAACGTCCTAATACCAAAAAATAAATTCCCAGAGATGCTAAGCGGCATTAAAAGCCTTGGAGCATCATCCATAGTAAGGGAGAAAGTCAAACAATACGTGGAATAA
- a CDS encoding TIGR04165 family Cys-rich peptide — MKFEDLFKECPRCGSKDKIVKRKIVDEHKAFATLREIVCEKCGYVFQKGE; from the coding sequence ATGAAATTTGAAGACTTGTTTAAAGAATGTCCACGTTGCGGTTCCAAGGATAAGATAGTTAAAAGGAAGATAGTAGACGAACATAAGGCCTTCGCCACCCTCAGGGAGATTGTATGCGAAAAATGCGGGTACGTATTCCAAAAAGGGGAATAG
- a CDS encoding TIGR04083 family peptide-modifying radical SAM enzyme, producing MAFHVMIIPTMNCPSNCSYCWGVERDSTIMSIDIIKKIVSWLKGFRMEPVTFTFHGGEPLLAGYEFYKEALSLLSGELAMLNPAFAIQTNLWLMDDRLAKLFAKYNIPIGSSLDGPEQINDFQRGEGYFKKTMRGYEVARRHGLNVSFISTFTSYSINFKEEVFKFFLENGLNLKLHPALPSLKSEDPREWSISAREYGELLVYLLDEYLSHFGEIEIKNLDHFAKSMFMRRGVVCTLADCVGNTFAVDPHGDIYPCYRFVEIKDYVMGNVEDKPSMDDLEESEALRRLRDWRRLVDEECSSCDYYRFCLGGCPYNAINIVDGRMELDGVDHQCEAYKMIFGEMKRRVNRDFMVHGIEGGDRKARIIDLMLKEL from the coding sequence TTGGCTTTTCATGTTATGATAATCCCTACTATGAATTGTCCATCAAATTGTAGTTATTGTTGGGGTGTTGAACGGGACTCCACCATAATGAGCATAGACATTATAAAGAAGATCGTCTCCTGGCTTAAGGGTTTCAGGATGGAGCCAGTGACCTTCACATTCCATGGAGGCGAACCCCTACTGGCAGGTTACGAGTTCTACAAGGAGGCCCTCTCCCTACTGAGCGGGGAATTAGCCATGTTGAATCCTGCCTTCGCAATACAGACAAACCTTTGGTTAATGGATGATAGGTTGGCTAAGCTCTTCGCCAAGTATAATATACCCATCGGCTCCAGTTTAGATGGGCCAGAACAGATAAATGATTTTCAGAGAGGTGAGGGATATTTTAAGAAGACCATGCGCGGGTACGAGGTTGCCAGGAGACATGGTCTGAATGTGAGCTTTATTAGTACTTTCACCTCCTATTCCATAAATTTTAAGGAGGAGGTTTTCAAGTTCTTTTTGGAGAATGGTCTGAATCTTAAATTGCACCCGGCCTTACCGTCTCTTAAGAGTGAGGATCCTAGAGAGTGGAGTATAAGTGCTAGGGAGTATGGTGAGCTCCTTGTTTATCTTCTTGATGAGTATTTGTCCCATTTTGGCGAGATTGAGATAAAGAATCTTGACCATTTTGCCAAGAGCATGTTTATGAGGCGGGGTGTTGTATGCACCCTCGCAGATTGTGTTGGTAATACCTTTGCTGTGGATCCCCATGGTGATATATACCCCTGTTATCGTTTTGTGGAGATAAAGGATTATGTTATGGGTAATGTGGAGGATAAGCCGAGTATGGATGATCTTGAGGAGTCCGAAGCTTTGAGGAGGCTTAGGGATTGGAGAAGGCTCGTGGATGAGGAGTGTTCATCCTGTGATTATTATCGTTTTTGCCTTGGTGGGTGTCCATACAATGCCATAAATATTGTTGATGGTAGGATGGAGCTTGATGGTGTGGATCATCAGTGCGAAGCCTATAAGATGATATTTGGTGAGATGAAAAGGAGGGTTAACAGGGATTTCATGGTCCATGGGATTGAAGGTGGGGATAGGAAGGCTAGGATTATCGATTTGATGTTGAAAGAGCTTTAA